CTATTAATATTTTCATCTAATAGCGATGGATATTCCAGTCGCATTTTCTGATAATACTTCAATGGAATCTGTAATCGACTGGCAATTTGCTGATGGGCGAGGTCATTAACATTAAAGATTTGATTTGTATTTCCTAGGTCTACATCTAATTGGCTTTGTCCGTGGTCGTTGGTGGTAATCATAAGGCTACGGGTATCGGCAATAAAATCTTTTCTTGCCATGCGTTGACGTTCTAATTCTTTGCATAATTCGATTAATGTTTTTCCTTGTTTCATGGTAAATTCCTCATTTCTTTATTATTTTATTGTGAATAAGTGGATTACTTTGTTGATAAATACCCATAAAAATAGCGGATAAGCTTTTTATTGCTTATCCGCTAAAATTTATATCTATTGCATTTCATATAAAATGTGTTTTACCTCATTTATTTTTTCTTTTTTTACTACAATTGTATAAGTATCTTTAAGTGTACTTATATGTATTACATTGTCATGATTTCCTGCATAGTTTATTGACTGAATATTTTTTATTGGAAATTCATGTACTAATGTTCCCAAAAGTCTCTTTAATAAAATAATAATTCTCTTATCCGTTACAATTAACATATCATCACTAAACAGGCATACTGCCAATGGGTCTTTTGTATATGTAGCAAAATCAAGAAATAATATCTTTTCTTTTTCAAATAAAATTTTTTCAGCCTTAGGAAGTCCTCCATATTTTAATATTTTGTTAATTTCTATATCTGAATAATTTAATTCTTCTAGTTGATATTTAATCATTTCTTTTAACATAAAATCATTTTCCTTTTATATAAAATTAATTCTCTTCTTATTTATCAATATTAAAATAATTTGCAAACCAAACACTATCCCAATGACTTGCTACCATCCATAAACAAATTAATGTTATCCCTATGCGTACAGGCTTAGGAAACTTTGCCCCTGCCCACATTAAAATAATACCTACTGGTGGGATTATAATAAGCATTAATATAATAAACCACGTTGAGTAGTACCACTTTTTCTTTTCCATAACTACACATCTCCATTTTACTAAAATATAATTTCACTTTATGAACTTTGCTTTCCTACCCCACATATTCTTAAAATAATTGCAAGTGGGATAGTAATCCAGCCTAAAATAAATGCCATTATGATTTTTTCTAATATAAATTTTTGCAGATTAAATACATATGCTGTTTGCATTTTTAAAAGATTATGTTTCAAATAAGAATTTGCCATTGCTCCTGCCCAAATATAAATTCCAACAATAATTAAATCCATTATTTCCTCACTCTTTCACTATGTAACATTAGAGCTAAAATATTATGTTATGAACTGCATTGTTTTGCAGATCATTGAATACCTTCATCAATACAATCAAACGCGCCTTTATTATCATCCCATTCTAAACGATAAACTTGTTTCTTCGTTCTTACGCCATCTTGCTGATAAGTCAAATACAACCTCCCATTTATAGCACTAATCCACGGTTCACCATTAACCGTATTCTCGTAACTATCTGAACTAACATAAATATTCCAGCTATTATTTTTTTCATCATATCCCATTAGTAATGAATTTTTCATCATATCAACGATAAAAAATTCTCGTTGCGAATGATTTTCTTTGATTCTAAAAATTCGATATCCTTGTTCATTAGAAATTCTTTGATTATATACACTACTTTCATCTTTAGTAATGGTAAGGAAATCATCGGTATTGGTTATTTTTCTTACTGCAACACCTATTTTGTGATTGTTCACTATATACTGACGTTCATCTACATTTTTTTGATTTACATTTAAGGAATCGTCATTTAAAACTTCAAATAAGTTTTCCACAAGATTTGCTGATTTCTTATTTTCTTGTTTCTCACTAGACTTTTTTAAATCAGTAGGCAGTTGCTTGTTTTCATATGCAGCAAAAACCGTAGAAATTAAAGCACTATTTATTAATTCAATCTGTGGAACATCATTAAAGGATAATGCTCCTGCCTCAAAAGTGTCATCAGTATGAAGAATAAACTGTTCTCTAACATTCACGTCTGCATTTCTAAATTGACATCCACCGGAAAACTCAACAACTTCTGTTCCATCATCACTTTTGAAGTATTTCCATTGTGGATTCGAAAAGAATGCATCATATGCATCGCCTATTTTTATATTGGGATAATCGTGAAAATGACCATCTCTTATTATATTAGTACGTGGATCCATGCTTGTTATCATATTTGCTTTACCACCACAACCTACTATTACTAGACAAAATACAATTAAGCACAATAAACTTATCGTCCGTTTTTGCAAGCGAATCCCTTCTTTCTTACTCTTAAAATTAGAATTAATCAATTCTGATATCTATATTTGAATTAATTCTTTTTAGATGTTTCGTTAATTCTTTTACTTCATCCATAACTGTTGCGCTACAGGAAAAAGCAATCTGTCCTACTTTGGAAAAAATGACAACCTTTTTTTGTTTTATGAAAAGCAGCGCCATAATTGCTAGTATAGCTGCCACCAAGTTTCCGCCTGCTACTGTTGCAAGTAATCCAACAACCCCCAGTATAACCCATTTCCAAGAAAAAACTTTTTCTACAGATACTCCAGTGATATCATTAACGCTTAAATCTAAATTTTTCTTTGAATATTTTATAAACATAACCTCGTTATGTTGTCTTGAAGATAGGTCATTCCCTTTAATGGTTATACAGGTACGTTCCCTTTTCGGCATTACCCAAAGAAATACAAATCCTTCTTTATCGAATTTATACTCTTTTACTTCTTGGACTTCTAGTGAATTTAAATTGTCTACACTTGAATCCAACTCATTTTCCCTGATTTCTTCTATCACACTATTTACATTCCCCTTTTCAACTTTCCTAGCTCCACACTTCGCACAAAAATTCATATCCTCAGCTATTTCTTTTCCGCAATTCTCACAAAACATCTTCTCATTTTCCTTTCCACATATCAATTTTCAATGCTAAATTCACATCATTTATTAGATAAATCTTTAAACTTAAATAATTCCTCAATTTTTATTTCTAAAGCATCCGCTATTGCCATAAGCACAGGTAATGAAACAGCATTTTTTACTAATCCACGCTCAATTTGGGATAAATAACAACTACTAATGCTTACCTGTTCTGCTAATTTTGTTTGTGTTAATTTTCTATATCTCCGATAGTAGCAAACATTTAACCCTATTTGACGCATTTGCTCTTTATATGCTGATTTCATTGTAAAATTTTCTCACCTCACTCCATCTAAATTATCTCATAATTTGGCATTTATTCGCTTTAGAGAATAGTTATAATACTTTAACTACACCTTATATTTTTCAGTTTTTAAAATTATTTTTTTAATTACTAATAAAAACAGCAACTAAAATTTTTATTAGTTGCTGCCCATTAAATCTTGCTCCTTAAAGCTAAAATATGTATTTTTACCAATTATCACATGGTCGAGAACTTTGATATTTACAATATCTCCTGCTTTTACGACAACTTCTGTCATCCGTTTATCTTCCGCACTTGGGGACGGTTCTGAACTAGGATGATTATGGACTAAGATAATATGACTTGCCATGAGTTTTATTGCCGGGGAAAAGATTTCTCTAGGTGATGCTAAACTCGCATTGATTGTGCCTTTAGATATAAGTCTTTGACCAATAATATGATTTTTTGTGTTTAGCATAAGTATGCGAAATTCTTCTTGCTGTAAATCTTCCATATCGCTAAAATAGTCTGCAATATCTTGTGGTGATGAGATTTTTGTAATTTGTTTAGATTGCCCCTTTTGCACACGTGATAAAAGCTCTTTAATACATGCTAATTTGTGTAGCTTACTTTGTCCTAATCCTTTTGTATTTTTTGCATCTACCGCTGATGTGTGCATGACAACACCATATATCGTTTGATATTCTGCAATAAGCTGATTTGCCGTAGATTCTTGGATGAAGGTACTTAACAATTCTTCATCTGACAATTTTTCTAAATCTGATTCCATTTTTTAAATCCTCCCCAAAATAGAATTGGCACTAGCTAAATCAATAGCTAGTGCCTTTATGTATGTTCCTATGTTCCTTTGCAAGGGCTCCTCGTTATATGCGAAGGCTTGCAAGTTATTCATGGTTATAATATATAATTGAAACAGTTTATAATAACGACGATGAAAAAGCATTGAAAAAATATCCAATGATCAAGATTCCCACTGCTACAATTCCAACAAATACCCCTAATAATTTAGGTTTAAGCACATTACTAAGCATAATAATAGATGGCAAAGATAATGCTGTAACTGCCATCATAAAGGCAAGTATCGTACCTGCTGGTACTCCTGCTAAATAAAGAGCTTCAGCTATCGGCAATGTTCCAAAAATATCAGCATAAATCGGCACACCAATCATTGTTACAATCAACACCCCAAATGGATTATCATCGCCAAGAACCGCTAGTATCATCTCTTGTGGTACCCAATTATGAATCAATGCACCTACCCCAACCCCAACTAAGATATATTGATAAACATTCTTTACGATTAACATCGTATCCGTTTTCGCATACTCAAGGCGTTGTCGTTGATTAAACTCTTCTGATTCACTATATAACTCACGAACCGGCTGCGTATATTCTCTCATTTCTTGATCAAGTTTCAACATACTAATCAAAATTCCACCAATCACAGCTAAAACCAAACCAACCACTACATACGCAATCGAGAAGTTCACCCCAAAGAACGACATTAACATCAGCATTGATGCTAAATCAACGAGTGGCGAAGAAATCAAAAATGAAAACGTCAGCCCCATCGGAAGTCCCGCTCTAGTAAAGCCAATAAAAATTGGTACACTTGAACAAGAACAAAATGGCGTAACTGTACCTAATAAAGCTGCGATAATATTTCCTGTAATACCATCAAATTTAGACAAAATCTTCTTTGTCCGTTCTGGTGGAAAATACGATTGAATATACGTGATCATAAAAATCAGAGTAAATAGCAGCAGCATGATCTTGATTGTATCATAAATAAAGAAATGTACACTCCCCCACAACGGTTCCATAACATCAAGACCTAAGTTGCTTATCATGATATTGCTAATAAAATTTGCTAGCCACTTCATGCCTAGCACTTGTTCAATAAAAAAATCAAACATGAAATTACCTCCTAAGTAACACATCAAAAAAATTTGTTTTGTAAATTCAAATTAAAAGCGCGTTTTTACGCGCACCTTTATATTCACTTTTCTTGGTTTAGCAATTATTTTTATAACTTCTCTAATTTTATTTTTGCAACCAATTCTTCAATTTTCAATTTAATCAAGTTTCTTGTTTTTCGAAATTCCTCATCACCTTTACCCGATGGATCATCTAAGCCCCAATCTTCACGATGACTGCATTTTACCATCGGACAATTTACATTACACCCCATTGTAATCACAATATCCACTTCTGGAATATCCGTTAATAGCTTTGAACGTTGACTAATCTCCATATCAATACCTATTTCCTTCATGATGCGTACTGCATCTTGGTTAATCTGGGGTTTTGTTTCCGTACCAGCCGAAAAACTTTCCATAACTTCTAACCCCAATACTTTTCCAAATGCCTCTGCCATCTGCGACCTACAAGAATTATGTACACAAATAAAAGCTACTTTTTTCATTTCTGACACTCCCCATTTTATTGCGATTAATCATTACACTTAACCGTATTTCCTAGCTTACTAAAGCCATATTGTGAATCAACATCCTCTAATAATTGCACTAAAAACGGATATTTATCGTAAATATGCCCAGCGATTTGATAATACACCCATTGTCCTTTTTTTTCTGCATAAATTAAACCAAGCAATCGTAATCTATTTAACTGCTTCGATGTCGCCGACTGGGATATTTTAAGCAAATTTTCAATCTCACATGCACATTTACTGCCATTTCGCAAATAGCATAAAATTGCTAATCTATTGGCATCCGCTAAACCTTTTAATATATCAACATATTCCATCCGTAATTCACCTACTACAATAACAGTTTCTCCACTATAATCACTATTTGTAAATTTATTATATCATATTACTAAGCAAAAATTAGATGTACAAAATATTGCACATCTAATTTTTTCATTACTACTCATGAATCAATTCTACTAATTTATCCCCTTTGATTTCTTCCCCTTTCCAAGGAATCACAATAAAATTTCCACATGCTATTTCATCTACTTTATTAATCCAAGGAATTTCACCAGTAGCCTTTGCTTTTAGAAGTGGACTTTGTGTATTTGATTTTAACATACTAGAATTGATTGCCCACCATTTATTATGGATGCCTGCACGTTTCAAATCTGCTTGCAAACGCATTGCTTCATAAACAGGTGTAGCTTCCGGCAAAGTTACAATCACGACTGCAGTTTCCGCTTCATCACGCAATCTTGGCAAGAGATTCTTTACAGATTCCGGCATATCACCATGCGTTCTTTCGACTTCTTTGTGATAGCTTTGCGTAGCATCTAATAGTAATAACGTATGTCCCGTTGGTGCAGTATCAATCACAATAATTTCATCATCTGCTTTTTCTACAATGTCAGCGAAAGCACGGAATACTGCAATTTCTTGTGTACACGGTGAGCGCAAATCTTCTTCAACATAAGCGATATCATCTTCGGTCATCGTTTCTCGCGCCTTATTCAATACTTCCTCTTGATATTTTTTCAATTCCAGCTTTTCATCAATCTTGCTTACAGTAATCCCTAAACCATCTTTTATGACAAATTTTAAATGATCAGCTGGATCCGTCGTCGTTAAATGTACCTTTTCCCCTTTACTTGCCAAACCAATCGCAATCGACGCTGCAAGTGTTGTCTTGCCTACACCACCTTTACCCATCGTAAAAATAACGCGTTTTTTCGATGCATGCAAGTCGCCAATTAAATCTTTTACCGTTTTTAATTGAGGCGTATTTAACTTATAATCATTTACCTCTAAAGAATCTTTCGTTAGCATCATTCTAATATTTTGAATTCCCGTCAAATTATATGACCGAAGCGGAATACTATACGTTGCAAGATCTGCTATCTCAACTGGAATACTTTGCATTGCCCTTTGTTGTTTTTTGTATAAAGCATCCGCAACTTCATCATTTTCTACATCCAATTCTAGCACACCATTAATAACTAGAATTTGATTTTCTACCCCTAATTCTTTTAACTCTTTAGAGGCACGTGCTGCCTCTTGCAATGGTGCATAATCAGGGC
This genomic interval from Selenobaculum gibii contains the following:
- a CDS encoding PH domain-containing protein encodes the protein MLKEMIKYQLEELNYSDIEINKILKYGGLPKAEKILFEKEKILFLDFATYTKDPLAVCLFSDDMLIVTDKRIIILLKRLLGTLVHEFPIKNIQSINYAGNHDNVIHISTLKDTYTIVVKKEKINEVKHILYEMQ
- a CDS encoding zinc ribbon domain-containing protein is translated as MFCENCGKEIAEDMNFCAKCGARKVEKGNVNSVIEEIRENELDSSVDNLNSLEVQEVKEYKFDKEGFVFLWVMPKRERTCITIKGNDLSSRQHNEVMFIKYSKKNLDLSVNDITGVSVEKVFSWKWVILGVVGLLATVAGGNLVAAILAIMALLFIKQKKVVIFSKVGQIAFSCSATVMDEVKELTKHLKRINSNIDIRID
- a CDS encoding helix-turn-helix domain-containing protein; amino-acid sequence: MKSAYKEQMRQIGLNVCYYRRYRKLTQTKLAEQVSISSCYLSQIERGLVKNAVSLPVLMAIADALEIKIEELFKFKDLSNK
- the radC gene encoding RadC family protein, translated to MESDLEKLSDEELLSTFIQESTANQLIAEYQTIYGVVMHTSAVDAKNTKGLGQSKLHKLACIKELLSRVQKGQSKQITKISSPQDIADYFSDMEDLQQEEFRILMLNTKNHIIGQRLISKGTINASLASPREIFSPAIKLMASHIILVHNHPSSEPSPSAEDKRMTEVVVKAGDIVNIKVLDHVIIGKNTYFSFKEQDLMGSN
- a CDS encoding permease, producing the protein MFDFFIEQVLGMKWLANFISNIMISNLGLDVMEPLWGSVHFFIYDTIKIMLLLFTLIFMITYIQSYFPPERTKKILSKFDGITGNIIAALLGTVTPFCSCSSVPIFIGFTRAGLPMGLTFSFLISSPLVDLASMLMLMSFFGVNFSIAYVVVGLVLAVIGGILISMLKLDQEMREYTQPVRELYSESEEFNQRQRLEYAKTDTMLIVKNVYQYILVGVGVGALIHNWVPQEMILAVLGDDNPFGVLIVTMIGVPIYADIFGTLPIAEALYLAGVPAGTILAFMMAVTALSLPSIIMLSNVLKPKLLGVFVGIVAVGILIIGYFFNAFSSSLL
- a CDS encoding arsenate reductase ArsC, with product MKKVAFICVHNSCRSQMAEAFGKVLGLEVMESFSAGTETKPQINQDAVRIMKEIGIDMEISQRSKLLTDIPEVDIVITMGCNVNCPMVKCSHREDWGLDDPSGKGDEEFRKTRNLIKLKIEELVAKIKLEKL
- a CDS encoding ArsR/SmtB family transcription factor, with product MEYVDILKGLADANRLAILCYLRNGSKCACEIENLLKISQSATSKQLNRLRLLGLIYAEKKGQWVYYQIAGHIYDKYPFLVQLLEDVDSQYGFSKLGNTVKCND
- the arsA gene encoding arsenical pump-driving ATPase: MDKQFRVDAINFTKYLFFTGKGGVGKTSTACATAMTLADNGEKVFLVSTDPASNLQDVFGMDLSSKGTAISENPNLVVANLNPEEAAREYRDSVIEPYKGKLPDSVIKNMEEQLSGSCTVEIAAFNEFSNFITDKKMQKEYDYIIFDTAPTGHTLRMLQLPSAWSNFISESTHGASCLGQLAGLEDRKEIYKEAVKMLANSDKTTLVLVTRPDYAPLQEAARASKELKELGVENQILVINGVLELDVENDEVADALYKKQQRAMQSIPVEIADLATYSIPLRSYNLTGIQNIRMMLTKDSLEVNDYKLNTPQLKTVKDLIGDLHASKKRVIFTMGKGGVGKTTLAASIAIGLASKGEKVHLTTTDPADHLKFVIKDGLGITVSKIDEKLELKKYQEEVLNKARETMTEDDIAYVEEDLRSPCTQEIAVFRAFADIVEKADDEIIVIDTAPTGHTLLLLDATQSYHKEVERTHGDMPESVKNLLPRLRDEAETAVVIVTLPEATPVYEAMRLQADLKRAGIHNKWWAINSSMLKSNTQSPLLKAKATGEIPWINKVDEIACGNFIVIPWKGEEIKGDKLVELIHE